The genomic window GTTTTCTGGCGCGGCAAGCCGATCTACATCATGAACCGCACCAAGAAACAGGTCGAAGAGGCTCGCTCGGTCAATATGTCCAACCTGCCTGATCCACAGACCGATCAGGCCCGCGTCAAGGAAGGTCACGATCAGTGGCTCGTGGTCATCGGCATCTGCACGCATCTCGGCTGCATCCCGATCGCTCACGAAGGTAGCTATGGTGGCTTCTTCTGCCCGTGCCACGGCTCAGTGTACGACACCTCCGGTCGTATCCGCCAGGGGCCCGCGCCGCTGAACCTGGCAGTGCCTCCGTACGCCTTCGTCTCTGACACCAAAATCAAGATTGGCTGAAGCCCCACTTAGCCGATTGCGTCGCTTCTTCTTTTTCAGGATCGCATCATGAGCGGACCATCCAGCTACAACCCGCAAAATCCAGCTTTGAAGTGGATTGAGCGGCGTCTTCCCCTCGGGGGACTGATCCACTCCTCCTTCATCGCCTATCCGACTCCCCGCAACCTGAACTACTGGTGGACGTTCGGTGCGATCCTCTCGATGATGCTCGCTGTCCAGATCATCACAGGCGTCATCCTGGCGATGCACTACACGCCGCATGTCGATCTGGCGTTCAAGTCAGTCGAAGGCATCGTCCGTGACGTCAATTACGGCTGGTTGCTGCGCTACCTGCACTCCAACGGCGCTTCGATGTTCTTCATCGCCGTGTACGTCCACATGCTCCGCGGCCTGTACTACGGCTCCTACAAGGAGCCGCGCGAGGTTCTCTGGATCCTCGGCGTGATCATCTACCTGCTGATGATGGCGACCGGTTTCATGGGCTACGTGCTGCCATGGGGCCAGATGAGCTTCTGGGGCGCTACCGTCATCACGAACCTTTTCTCCGCAATTCCGTACGTGGGCGACAGCATCGTGACCCTTCTGTGGGGTGGATATGCGGTCGGCAACCCGACGCTGAACCGCTTTTTCTCGCTGCACTATCTGCTGCCGTTCGTGATCGCCGGCGTCGTCGTGCTTCACGTCTGGGCGCTGCACGTCGCTGGTCAGAACAATCCGGCCGGCGTCGAGCCCAAGACCGAGAAGGACACAGTCCCGTTCACGCCATACGCGACCATCAAGGACGCGTTCGGCATGGCCTGCTTCCTGTTGTTCTTCGCCTGGTTCGTGTTCTACATCCCGAACTATCTCGGCGATCCGGACAACTACGTCCAGGCCAATCCGGCGGTGACCCCAGCACACATCGTGCCCGAATGGTACTACCTGCCGTTCTACGCGATCCTGCGTTCGATCCCGAGCAAGCTCGGCGGCGTCATTGCCATGTTCGGTGCGATCATCGTGTTGGCGTTCCTGCCTTGGCTCGACAGCGCCAAAACGCGGTCGTCCAAGTATCGTCCGCTCGCCAAGCAGTTCTTCTGGATCTTCGTGGCGGTTTGCCTTGGTCTCGGCTACCTCGGTGCGCAGCCGCCTGAAGGCATCTATGTGATCGCGGGCCGCATCCTGACTGTCTGCTACTTCGCATACTTCCTGATCGTGCTGCCGCTCCTCAGCCGTATCGAAACAGCTCGTCCGCTGCCGAATTCGATCGCTGACGACGTGCTGGCGAAGAGCGGTTCACGTAAGGCGCCGATGGTTTCGACCATGATTGCCGTCGCGGTCGGCGGTTCGCTGCTCCTCGGTGGCATGAACAACGCCAAGGCGGAAAACTCTCACGGCACCACGCCTCCGTCGCTGAGTTGGTCATTTGCCGGTCCTTTCGGCAAGTTCGATCAGGGCCAGCTTCAGCGCGGCCTGAAGATCTACAAGGAAGTCTGCTCGGCATGCCATGCCCTGTCGCTGGTCGCCTTCCGCAACCTGGCTGATCCAGGTGGTCCCGGCTACACGCCGGCCCAGGCGGCTGCCTTCGCTGCCGAGTACAAGATCAAGGATGGACCGAACGATGCCGGCGATATGTTCGAGCGTCCGGGTCGCCCGGCGGACTACTTCCCGTCGCCATTCCCGAACGAGCAGGCAGCCCGTGCTGCCAACGGTGGAGCGGCGCCGCCGGATCTGTCGCTGATGGCCAAGGCGCGCGGCTATGAGCGCGGCTTCCCGCAGTTCATCTTCGACGCCTTCATGCAGTTCCAGGAAAAGGGACCGAACTACATCGATGCGCTGCTGCAGGGCTATGAAGAGAAGGCGCCGGCTGGTTTCGCGCTGCCGGAAGGTTCGTACTACAACAGGATCTTCCCGGGCCATGCTATCAAGATGCCGAAGCCTTTGAGCGACGGTCAGGTGACGTTCGACGACGGCTCGCCGGCTACCGTCCAGCAGTACGCCAAGGACGTTGCGGCGTTCCTGATGTGGACGGCAGAGCCTCACCTCGAGGCCCGCAAGCGTCTCGGCCTTCAGGTCATGATCTTCCTGATCATATTCTGCGGCTTGCTGTACTTCACCAAGCGCAAGGTGTGGGCTGCGGCTCACTAAGCTGCAGCGATCTCTATCGATCCGCGAAAGGCCCCATTTCGGGGCCTTTTTGCTATTCAGATATGCGGGTCGTCGTTTCGTGATGTGAACGCGTTACTCCATCATTGCGGAACCTAGTGTCCCGATTCCGAAGTTCGCATCATTCCGCGGCACATTCGTCTGCGAACTTCGGAATCGAAGGACACTAGCAAGTTATTGTTCTAGTGTGGCTTTGGTTCAGAAGTCCGCATTCCGGACTCGCCCCACAAATGATGCGGACTTCTGAACCGCCACACTAGTTCGCAGCGGCATTGTGCGCGCGCAGGTCGAATTTCGGAGGACACCATGGGTACTCACATCACGTTCAAGCGTCCCGACGGCAAGGAAGCCAGGGGCTATCTCGCCAACGCCGCGCGTGGCAACGCGCCGGGTGTCGTGGTCATTCAGGAATGGTGGGGCCTGTCCGAAAACATCAAGGCGTTGACGGATCGTTTTGCGCTCGCCGGTTTCGATGCGCTCGCGCCCGATCTCTACAAGGGCGTCGTTGTGCCGTATCACGATACGGAGGCGGCCAATAAGGAAATGACGTCGCTGGACTTTCTTGATGCGACCGAACAGACCGTACGTGGAGCTGTTCAGTATCTGAAGAAGAACAGCGCCAAGGTTGGCCTGACCGGCTTCTGCATGGGCGGTGCGGTGACGATCATCGGCGCGGCTCGTGTTCCTGAGCTCGCTGCAGCCGTCACCTTTTATGGAATTCCGCCGGAGCAGGCGGCAAAGCCGGCTGACGTGAAAATTCCTCTCCAGGGCCATTTCGCCAACAAGGACGACTGGTGCACGCCGCAGGCGGTGAACGCGTTCGAGAAGGCCATGAAGGCAGCCGGGAAGGATTTTGAGGTGTATCGCTACGATGCAGACCATGCTTTCGTGAACGAGGAGCGGGCTGCGGTGCATGACCGTCACGCCGCGGAGCTGGCCTGGGGCCGCGCCACCGAGTTCTTCAAGAAGTATCTGGGATGACCATTTCCGACCTGCGTCAGCAGCCGGCTTTTTTCGACGCGGTTGCTGATCGCATCTGGCGGGCGTGGTGGAAGGACCGGGGCTTTGTGATCGGCTACATCGCCGATCGCCTGCGGGAGAACATGGCGCCAGAGCCCATACCGTTCGCTCTGGTCGCTCACGATGGCGAAACATTTCTCGGGACGGCCTCGGTCATTGCCTCCGATCTGGAAGACCGTCCTCAGTACACGCCGTGGGTGGCGGCCGTATGGGTCGAGCCCGAATATCGGAAACAGCGGATCGGCCGTACACTGGTTGGACGAGCAGCGGGCGACGCATTCGCGCTGGGGATTGATCGTGTTTATCTCTGCGCACCGAAAATGCGCCGTAACTTCTACCTTCGACAGGGCTGGACGCCGGTCGAAGAGGAGGTTGGGGAGCGAAGTTTAACGGTCTTCGTCCAAACAGCCGCTGGCCGGGCCGGGAAGGGCCGATGCGGCCTCGCGATGACATGATCGGGAGGCTCAGAGTCTTCCCTTGACATCCCTGGTTCCGGATGATGTTTTGCCTGCCATGAACACCGTTTTCCGCCCAGCCCGTCTTTGGTGGTCCACCTTCTAAGGTGGCCGGTGCGATCTATTTTATTCAATCGTCGAGGCCGTCATCGCAGAGCGACGGCCTTTTTCGTTTGTCCTGTGTGGCGTTCCTCCAGCAAGTTTCGTAAGAGGACAGCATGAACAGGACACTTTTTTCGCTCCCCGCGCACAGCGATTACCAGACAGCCCGAGGACTCGGGGTCTCGCGATCCGTCGAACATTTCACCGGCGGTGCGGCGCTCGACCGTTTGATCGAACGGCTGGACAGCCGGCGTGGCGTGGTGCTGTCGTCAGGTACGACGGTCCCGGGTCGTTATGAGAGCTTCGATCTCGGATTTGCCGATCCGCCGCTGCGGCTGGAATCGGTTGGAACAGACTTCGTCATCGAGCCGCTCAACGAGCGCGGGAAGGTGTTGCTCGCCTTCCTCGCGGAAACGCTGAACGAGCCCAGCGCTGTCATCACTGAAACGAGTGCGACGCGCCTCAAGGGTCATATTATGCGTGGCGACGCGCCGGTGAACGAGGATCAACGTACCCGGCGCGCATCGATGATGTCGCTGGTGCGCGCGATCATTGCGAGCTTCAGTTCGAACAATGATCCGTTGCTTGGCCTGTTCGGGGCCTTTGCCTACGACCTCGTTTTCCAGTTCGAGGATCTGGTTCAGAAGCGCGCCCGCCAAGCGGACCAGCGCGATATCGTGCTATATGTGCCCGACAGGCTGCTGGCCTACGATCGGGCAACCGGGCGCGGCGTCATCCTCGCTTATGAATTTGACTGGAAGGGACAGTCTACCCAGGGGCTTCCGCGCGAGACGCCGGAAAGCGTTTACGCGAAAACGGACCGCAAGGCCTTCGCGGATCACGCGCCGGGCGACTATCAGGCGACCGTCGAAGTTGCTCGGCAGGCTTTTGCGCGCGGCGATCTGTTTGAGGCGGTGCCCGGCCAGTTGTTCGCCGAGCCATGCGAGCGCACGCCTGCGGAAGTGTTCCAGCGGTTGTGCAAGATCAATCCGTCGCCCTATGGCGCGCTGATCAATCTCGGTGATGGCGAGTTTCTGGTGGCAGCTTCGCCGGAAATGTTCGTGCGCTCTGACGGAAAGCGGATCGAGACCTGTCCGATTTCGGGTACCATCGCACGCGGCGCGGACGCCATTGGCGATGCGGAGCAAATTCGCGAACTGCTGAATTCGCAGAAAGACGAATTCGAGCTCAACATGTGCACGGACGTCGACCGTAACGATAAGGCCCGCGTCTGCGTGCCCGGGTCGATCAAGGTGCTGGCACGACGGCAGATCGAGACCTACTCGAAACTCTTCCACACTGTCGACCATGTCGAGGGTATGCTGCGTCCCGGGTTTGATGCGCTCGATGGATTCCTGACCCACGCCTGGGCTGTCACCGTGACTGGTGCGCCGAAGCTGTGGGCGATGCAGTTCGTTGAAGACCACGAGCGGTCGTCCCGGCGCTGGTATGCTGGCGCGCTCGGCTTTCTCGGGTTCGATGGCAGCATCAATACCGGCCTGACCATCCGCACCATTCGCATGAAGGATGGCCTTGCCGAAGTGCGCGTCGGCGCGACGTTGCTGTTCGACTCCGACCCGGTGGCCGAAGAAAAGGAATGCCAGACCAAGGCTGCGGCGCTGTTTCAAGCGCTGCGTGGTGATCCGCCGAAGCCGCTGTCTGCATTCGCGCCCGATGCTACGGGCTCCGGCAAAAAGGTGTTGCTGATCGACCACGAGGACTCCTTCGTGCACATGCTTGCGGATTATTTCCGCCAGGTCGGCGCGGATGTCAGTGTGACGCGGCATACCCATGCGCTCGATATGATGAAGAAAGAAAAGTACGATCTTCTGGTGCTGTCGCCCGGTCCTGGCCGGCCGGAGGATTTCGGGATTTCCAACTTCATCGACGCTGCGATGCAGAAGGAGATGCCGGTATTTGGCGTCTGTCTCGGCGTGCAGGCAATCGGCGAATATTTCGGTGGCAAGCTCGGTCAGTTGCCCCAGCCTGCGCATGGCCGGCCTTCGCGCGTTCAGGTGCGCGGCGGCACGCTGATGGGAAATCTCCCGAACGAGGTGGTGATCGGCCGCTATCACTCGCTCTATGTCGAGCGCGACAGCATGCCCGACGTGCTGCAAGTCACCGCAAGCACCGAAGATGGCATCGCCATGGCGATCGAGCACAAAACGCTGGCGGTCGGCGGCGTGCAATTCCATCCGGAATCGCTGATGTCGCTGGAAGGCAATATCGGACTTCGAATTGTTGAAAATGCGTTCCGGTTAGGCCGACCGGGCGTTAATGGCTGAACGATTGAGTGATTGAAAGAAAAGATGATGACTCTCGAGACTGACCTGAAAGCGACCGTTCGCGCCATTCCGGATTATCCCAAACCCGGCATCATCTTTCGCGACATCACCACGCTGCTTGGCAATGCCTGGGCGTTCCGTCGCGCCGTCGACGAACTGGTGCAGCCTTGGGCCGGATCGAAGATTGACAAGGTCGCCGGGATGGAAGCGCGTGGCTTCATTCTCGGCGGCGCAGTGGCGCATCAGGTGTCGGCCGGGTTCGTGCCGATCCGCAAGAAGGGCAAGCTGCCGCATACGACGGTGCGGATTGCCTACTCGCTCGAATACGGCATCGATGAAATGGAAATGCATGCCGATGCCATCAGGCCCGGCGAGCGCGTCATCCTGATCGATGATCTGATCGCCACTGGCGGCACGGCGGAGGGCGCTGTCAAGCTGCTCCGCCAGATCGGTGCCGAGGTCGTTGCCGCATGCTTCATCATCGACCTGCCTGATCTCGGCGGTGCCGCCAAGTTGCGAGCGATGAATGTGCCGGTGCGGACATTGATGACGTTCGACGGGCATTGAGCGCCCGCGACGCCCTCACAGCTTGTGCAGGATCAGGTTCAGTTCGATCTCGCGGATGCGCGTGTAGTTGGTCTTGATCCACTGCGAGAGTTCAGAGGATGAACTCTGGTTGTCACGCAAGAAGCGCGTGAAGGAAAAATTCAGCCGGTTGATGATCGATTTCAAAAACGCGGGCAGGGCGGCGATCCGCAACATGCGCTGCCCAGCATAGGCCTTCGGCACGTCGCCGTAGAGCACCTGCTCGTTATCCACGCCCATCAGCGCTCCCCTTGGCAGCTCTGACCGCAGCATGGTCCACGCATTTTCCGACGTCCGATCGCGATCGGCAACGAAGAGGACGATCGGTTCAACGCCGCGGCGGTCGGCTTCCTTCATGAAGCCGATTTCTCCGATCAGCCTGTAGAAGTCATCGAAGGCATGGAAGCCGAGGTCGACGACCTTGGCGATGCCGTCGTTGACGATCAACCGGTCCATCAGCGCCATCTGGCCGAAGGTGTCATCGATCCGGGCGGTCTCCGTCACGTTCGGCAGGTAGTCGAGCAGCGACGGCTCACGGAGATTGATATCGAATGCCGCCACCGCACCGCGCTGCAGCAGCAGGAACTCCGTGAGCAGCCGCGCAATCATGGTCTTGCCTACAGCCGGTCGCGGAGAACAGACAATGTAGACAGGCGTGCGGCGCATTGATGCGACGTCCGATAATCAGATCTCGCTGGTCGACTTCATCGTGGCGCTGTCTTTGGAGCCGACGATTTCCGTCAGCTTGATGCGATCGAACTCGCCCCAGACGTTGCCGAGCCAGTGGCGGACATAGCCGCGCAGCACGAACGAATAGTTCGCAGGTTCGTCACGCGTGCCCTTGTTGGCGACGAATTTGAGGAATGGCACGGACGCGACTTCGACCTGCTCATAGGCCATCTCGTTCAGCTTCGGGATGGTCAGTTCGGTCGCATTCTTGATCTTGTGGAAATAGGAGTTGTACGTCGCCTGATCCCACTCGAAGAAGCTCGTATTGTTGATGAAGTTCTTCACCAGGAAATACCGCGCGCCGTCCATGAAGTTCGCGGTCTCGGCGATCTCATCGAGCGAGGCGATGGAGGGCCCAAGAATGTGGAACACGGCGAAGGTGATCTGACCAGACTTGGCGGCGTCGAGAAAGCCGATGTCGCGCAGCGAAGCGAGGGTCGGAGACAACAGACCTGCGCGGACGTCGATCACGGTGACGCTGCTGCCGGACGAGTTCAGCGTATCGAAGATTTTCATCTGATCGGATGTGGTGGTCACATCGACGATTTCGGTGATGTCCGGGTGGAAACGCTTCAGCGTGCCCCGCGGAGACTCCGTGTCGAACGCGCGCGTCGTCACGTTGTTTGCGTTGAAGTAATCCAAAACGGTGCGCGAGACGGTGGTTTTGCCAACCCCGCCCTTGTCTGCACCCACTACGATGACCGCCGGCTTCGCCATGATGTCCCTTTATGCGCTTAATCGCCGCCGGGTGGAGCCGGCGGAGTCAGGTCACAATGAATTTGGATGGAAGAACTCCAGACTCACGCGATGACCGACTTCGAAACGTTTTTGAGTATGTGACCGCCCGGATTCGGGTCGCCCCCGTTCGGTCCATCCTCTTGCCCTGCTTTCAGCCGGAACATGGCAGAAACAAGGGATAATTCAATTCTTGACACCGATAGTTCGCCTAAATCCCACCGCTTTCCCACGAGGGCCACTGAAGCAGGGAACACCTCGGTTTCTTGCCGCTATCAACGCGGGCCCCATGGACCTGCTGGCGAGATCGGGCTGCCGTCCGAACGGGAACCCCACGGGCCGACAGGCGTGGAGGGAGGCTGACCTGGTTGGGGAGCCGTGGGGTCAGTCAATTCGGCGTCATCATCATCTGGCGCTGATAGGGACAACGGACCGGGATCACGTCCGCCAGCGTATTGCACCAGCGCCTTGACCCGCGCCTCGATCGAGGGATGGGTCGCAAAAAGATCGGCAAACCCTTCGCGCGGGTTATCGACGCACATCTCCATGATCGCCGACGTCGCGCCCGGTAATTCGCCGCGGCCTTCGATTTTGCGGAGCGCCGAGATCATGGCGTCCGGATCCTTGGTGAGTTCGACAGAGCCTGCATCCGCCAGGAATTCGCGGGAGCGGGACAGGGCGAAACGCACCACAAGGGACAAGCCCCAGGCGAGGCCGATCAAGGCCAGGGCGAGCAGGATGACCGCGAAGGCGCCGCCCCCCTTGCGGTCGCTATCGGAAGAGGATGAGCGGCCGCCGCCAAAACGCCAATTCGAGTTGAAGAACATGCGGAAGAACAATTCCGCGAAAAAACCAATGACACCGGCGATGATCACGGCGACGACCATAAGCTGGACGTCGCCGTTGCGGATGTGCGTGAGTTCGTGTCCCAGAACGGCTTCGATCTCGTGATCGTTGAGCGCTTTCAAGAGGCCGGTTGTCACCGTGATGGAGTATTGCCGGCGATTGAGACCACTTGCGAAGGCATTGAGCGCCGGATCATCGATCACCTTGAGCTTCGGCATTGGGATGCCGCGCGAGATGCACAGATTCTCAAGGGTATTGTAGAGCCGGGGCTGCTCCTGCCGGGTGACATCGCGGCCGCCGGTGACTGCATCGATGATCTGCTGGTTGAAGAAATAGGCGATGGCGATCCACAGCGCTGCGCCGATGGTTGCAAACGGAAACGCTTTGAGGAGATCGCCTCCTGCCAGAACGATGTAGTCGTCGAATGGCCGGTTGCTGTTGATCACGACTTCCGCGATCAGCCCGCCGGCAAACACCATGACATAGACCAGCAGGAACAGCCCACCGAGCAGCAGCATCGAACGAAACTTGTTCGATGCAATGTGCGTGTAGAGACCATACGCGGCCATGGCGGGCTGTCCGTGCGCGATTGGATATCAAGCGGTCAGAACTTGACCGACGGGGCCTGTTCGAGTTGCCCGCGCTGTTCGCCAAGATCGAAGAAATCCTTGCGCGTGAAGCCAAGCGCGCCTGCGAACAAGGCGGCAGGGAGCTGCTGAATGCCGGTGTTGTATTCTTGAACGGCGTTGTTGAAGAACCGGCGGCTGGCGGCGATCTTGTTCTCGATGTCGGAGAGTTCGCTCTGCAACTGCTGGAAATTGGTGTTGGCCTTGAGGTCCGGGTAGGCTTCCGACAAGGCAATCAGGCGACCGAGTGCGCCGCTCAGCTGGTTTTCCGCAGCGGACACCTGTGCGGGCCCTTGAGCGGACATGGCAGCATTACGTGCCTTGATGACGTCATCCAGCGTGCCACGTTCGTGCGACGCATAACCCTTCACGGTTTCGACCAGGTTCGGGATCAGATCGTGGCGTTGCTTGAGCTGTACGTCGATATCGGCGAAGGCCTGCGAGACCCGCTGCGACAGGGCGACAAGGCGGTTATAGGCGGCAAACACCAACAGTGCGATGACGACGACGATACCAAGTAAAATCCAGCCGGACGACATTGGGAAAAGCTCCTCGAAGGACAACTGACGGTCGCACCGTAAACGATTATTGCGACGGGCGGCAGGGCCGTCTGCTCCCGATATGTCGGCTTCCAAGGCGAAAGGGTTCACGAACGGCTGATAGAAAGAAGAAAATCCCGCCCCATTTTCGGGAGCGGGATTCCACAGACTGGGTGATCAGATGAATCAGGGCTTGGCGATGTGCCATGCGCCGTTGAGGAAGCCGTCGCCGGTGGTGTCACCCGGCTTGGTGTCCTTGGCGAAGGTGTAGAGCGGCTTGCCCTTGTAAGCCCACATCTTGCTGCCATCGTCGCGGGTCACGATGGTCCAATCGCCGGAGGCCTTGGCGTCAGCGGCGGCCATCAACGGGGGCCAGTTGGTTGCGCAAGGGCCGTTGCATGCAGACTTGCCTGCAGAGTCCTTGTCGAACGTGTAGAGCGTCATTCCCTTGGCGTCGACGTATACCTTGCCTTTCGGCGTGTCGGCGACCTTGGCTGCCTGGGCGAATGCTGCCGACGAGGCGAGCACAAGGGTCAGAGCCGCTGCCGCGGCAAATGTCTTCGACGATATCTGCGACATCGCAATTCTACTCCTGCTGAATCTTGTTCGGGACGCGGACGCGTCGTAACAACAAACTCCCGGCCAAGGGAATTATTCCGCGCTCTCCGAATATTGATCAGGAGGGACCTTGATCCGAAATGTCGGTATTCGGCTGCGCCATTAGCGCGGGACAGCGTCGCCCCAGCGCCATCGCTTGGCCTGCTTGTAGGGCTCTTTGTTCCGGTGCGGAATATTTGCAATGTCCAGTCCGTCAGCGGTGCATAGCTTTGCGGTCACTGCGATCTTTGTCACCTGCGGCTCCGCCAATACGCGCGATGGGCGTTGAGACAGAGGCGATCGTGACAGTACGACGTAGCTGAAGCGTTCGTCTTCGTAGGGAAGCTCTGCGCCTTTAAGATGCTTATGCGTGCGGGAGCGGGAGAGACGCTGCGAGAAGTGACACCAGTCCGGCGCCACCAACGGGCATGTAGCGTCATGCGGACAAGGTGCGATGACATGCGCACCTTGTCCGATCAGATGCGCGCGGATATCGATGATACGTGCATATCCCGCCGGCGTTCCTGGCTCGACGATCAGAAGGGTATCGCGGGTTTTTGACCACATGACATCCGTGAGCGCGGCCCGTTCCGCGTCGTTGAGTTCGTTGATCATATAACTCGCAACGACAAGGTCCGCTGACGGCTGTTCATGAGCGCGCTTGCGGGCGTCTCCCTGTTCGTAACGCACCGTGGACAGGCGCGGACTGGATTGCGTCAGCTCGATTGCAAGGTCGTGGAGGACTGCATTGGCGTCCACCAGAGCAAACTTCTGAAGTGACGTGAATGCCTCCGCAGCAGCCCATGTTGCGGTCCCTGGGCCTGCGCCGATATCGAGCAGGCTTTCCGGCGTGAAATCACGCCGGGCTTCGGCAAGTGCCGTC from Nitrobacteraceae bacterium AZCC 1564 includes these protein-coding regions:
- a CDS encoding hypothetical protein (product_source=Hypo-rule applied; superfamily=52540); its protein translation is MAKPAVIVVGADKGGVGKTTVSRTVLDYFNANNVTTRAFDTESPRGTLKRFHPDITEIVDVTTTSDQMKIFDTLNSSGSSVTVIDVRAGLLSPTLASLRDIGFLDAAKSGQITFAVFHILGPSIASLDEIAETANFMDGARYFLVKNFINNTSFFEWDQATYNSYFHKIKNATELTIPKLNEMAYEQVEVASVPFLKFVANKGTRDEPANYSFVLRGYVRHWLGNVWGEFDRIKLTEIVGSKDSATMKSTSEI
- a CDS encoding heat shock protein HtpX (product_source=KO:K03799; cath_funfam=3.30.2010.10; cog=COG0501; ko=KO:K03799; pfam=PF01435; superfamily=90123; transmembrane_helix_parts=Inside_1_20,TMhelix_21_43,Outside_44_62,TMhelix_63_82,Inside_83_176,TMhelix_177_199,Outside_200_218,TMhelix_219_241,Inside_242_379), translated to MAAYGLYTHIASNKFRSMLLLGGLFLLVYVMVFAGGLIAEVVINSNRPFDDYIVLAGGDLLKAFPFATIGAALWIAIAYFFNQQIIDAVTGGRDVTRQEQPRLYNTLENLCISRGIPMPKLKVIDDPALNAFASGLNRRQYSITVTTGLLKALNDHEIEAVLGHELTHIRNGDVQLMVVAVIIAGVIGFFAELFFRMFFNSNWRFGGGRSSSSDSDRKGGGAFAVILLALALIGLAWGLSLVVRFALSRSREFLADAGSVELTKDPDAMISALRKIEGRGELPGATSAIMEMCVDNPREGFADLFATHPSIEARVKALVQYAGGRDPGPLSLSAPDDDDAELTDPTAPQPGQPPSTPVGPWGSRSDGSPISPAGPWGPR
- a CDS encoding LemA protein (product_source=KO:K03744; cath_funfam=1.20.1440.20; cog=COG1704; ko=KO:K03744; pfam=PF04011; superfamily=140478; transmembrane_helix_parts=Outside_1_3,TMhelix_4_26,Inside_27_186), whose protein sequence is MSSGWILLGIVVVIALLVFAAYNRLVALSQRVSQAFADIDVQLKQRHDLIPNLVETVKGYASHERGTLDDVIKARNAAMSAQGPAQVSAAENQLSGALGRLIALSEAYPDLKANTNFQQLQSELSDIENKIAASRRFFNNAVQEYNTGIQQLPAALFAGALGFTRKDFFDLGEQRGQLEQAPSVKF
- a CDS encoding putative lipoprotein with Yx(FWY)xxD motif (product_source=COG4315; cleavage_site_network=SignalP-noTM; cog=COG4315; pfam=PF03640; superfamily=48208), which produces MSQISSKTFAAAAALTLVLASSAAFAQAAKVADTPKGKVYVDAKGMTLYTFDKDSAGKSACNGPCATNWPPLMAAADAKASGDWTIVTRDDGSKMWAYKGKPLYTFAKDTKPGDTTGDGFLNGAWHIAKP
- a CDS encoding ribosomal protein RSM22 (predicted rRNA methylase) (product_source=COG5459; cath_funfam=3.40.50.150; cog=COG5459; pfam=PF09243; superfamily=53335) produces the protein MSPDLPPALKVALDQKTEGLSRNDAAQRSAAISHTYRSGGGSGAIRTETDALTYALARMPATYAAVAACLTALAEARRDFTPESLLDIGAGPGTATWAAAEAFTSLQKFALVDANAVLHDLAIELTQSSPRLSTVRYEQGDARKRAHEQPSADLVVASYMINELNDAERAALTDVMWSKTRDTLLIVEPGTPAGYARIIDIRAHLIGQGAHVIAPCPHDATCPLVAPDWCHFSQRLSRSRTHKHLKGAELPYEDERFSYVVLSRSPLSQRPSRVLAEPQVTKIAVTAKLCTADGLDIANIPHRNKEPYKQAKRWRWGDAVPR